A single window of Vigna unguiculata cultivar IT97K-499-35 chromosome 1, ASM411807v1, whole genome shotgun sequence DNA harbors:
- the LOC114181030 gene encoding putative wall-associated receptor kinase-like 16, whose product MKKKKKEQTLIVYYTMELKVVMLLLLVIALARTATAAVDQALPGCLNKCGNVSIPYPFGVGKVAGNNCFLEEDLELSCTNAILYTDKIPVRNITLLGQLEMDFFVSSICKQSISKGETANEPTLQTASFTISSTENKFVSIGCDTYGYLNSYVDEAKYSTGCLTRCDNKNEEKMENMQGSDGKCSGIGCCQVDIPPGMNNISIQAYSFHDFKYSSNPNSCSVSFVVKNGGYNFSRDDLNRVPLDEAPMIVDWRVGEAACNVSKDKTKYACISDNSFCEDPPSAAGNGYLCKCKPGFQGNPYLSQGCTDFPDCKMGTHNCARAEYCHETPGSFECLCPAGMIGNATNEGGGCQPKQQADEFTKIVIGAGVGLIALFVGVSWLYLMLQKRRVLKLKEKFFQQNGGIILRHKLSTTRDSSQSTTIFNAEQLNKATNNFDENLIIGKGGFGTVFKGVLSNNQVVAIKKSKIVDASQVEQFINEVIILSQINHRNVVKLLGCCLETEVPLLVYEFVKNGTLFDYLHKQGQVGNVSWKTCLRIATEAAGALSYLHSAASIPIIHRDVKTANILLDDNGAVKVSDFGASRLVPQDQTEIATIVQGTFGYLDPEYMQSGQLTEKSDVYSFGVVLVELLTKEEPFSFQRTEEKRSLTFHFVCSLEEDNLFDVVQIDDEDEENKHEIMQVAILAARCLKLRGEERPSMKEVAMELEGVMLMNKHPWTNSSHTFEERQYLLSEAQSICEPGDSSGQQNTRYDSARELQLIDFGNGR is encoded by the exons atgaagaagaagaagaaggagcaAACACTTATAGTTTACTATACAATGGAGTTGAAGGTGGTGATGCTGCTGCTGCTGGTCATTGCGTTAGCAAGAACAGCAACTGCAGCAGTTGACCAAGCCCTGCCCGGCTGCCTGAACAAATGCGGAAATGTTTCAATTCCGTACCCCTTTGGCGTAGGTAAAGTCGCCGGAAACAACTGTTTCTTGGAAGAAGACTTGGAACTCAGCTGCACAAACGCCATTCTATACACAGATAAAATCCCAGTTCGGAACATAACCCTCCTAGGTCAATTGGAGATGGATTTCTTCGTCTCTTCTATCTGCAAACAAAGCATTTCTAAAGGAGAAACAGCCAACGAACCCACACTCCAAACTGCATCCTTCACCATTTCCAGCACGGAAAACAAGTTCGTGAGTATAGGCTGCGACACCTACGGGTATCTCAACAGTTACGTCGACGAAGCTAAATACTCAACAGGCTGCTTAACAAGATGTGACAACAAGAATGAAGAGAAGATGGAAAACATGCAGGGAAGTGACGGCAAATGTTCGGGCATAGGGTGCTGCCAGGTGGATATACCTCCTGGAATGAATAACATCAGTATACAAGCTTACTCCTTTCATGATTTCAAGTACTCTTCCAATCCCAACAGCTGCAGCGTTTCGTTTGTCGTCAAAAATGGCGGCTACAATTTCTCCAGGGATGATTTGAATCGCGTCCCGCTCGACGAGGCTCCCATGATTGTTGATTGGAGAGTTGGAGAAGCTGCCTGTAACGTTTCCAAGGACAAAACTAAGTATGCATGCATAAGTGATAATAGCTTTTGCGAGGACCCACCCTCTGCCGCTGGAAATGGCTACCTCTGCAAATGTAAACCAGGTTTTCAGGGCAACCCTTACCTTTCCCAAGGTTGCACAG ACTTCCCAGATTGTAAAATGGGGACCCACAACTGCGCAAGAGCAGAGTATTGTCATGAAACTCCTGGCTCTTTCGAATGTTTATGTCCTGCTGGGATGATCGGAAATGCAACAAACGAAGGTGGAGGATGCCAGCCAAAGCAGCAAGCTGATGAATTTACCAAGATCGTCATTG GAGCAGGTGTAGGATTAATTGCTTTGTTTGTGGGGGTTTCTTGGCTTTACTTAATGCTCCAGAAAAGGAGAGTCCTAAAACTAAAGGAAAAGTTCTTTCAGCAGAATGGGGGCATCATTTTAAGACATAAACTCTCTACAACAAGAGACTCATCTCAATCCACCACAATTTTCAATGCTGAGCAACTTAATAAAGCTACCAACAATTTTGATGAGAATTTAATCATTGGCAAAGGAGGTTTTGGAACAGTTTTCAAAGGAGTTCTCTCAAATAATCAAGTTGTTGCTATCAAGAAGTCAAAAATAGTGGATGCGAGCCAGGTGGAGCAATTCATCAATGAGGTCATTATACTATCACAGATTAATCACAGAAATGTAGTCAAACTTTTGGGTTGTTGTCTAGAGACAGAAGTTCCATTATTAGTATATGAATTTGTTAAAAATGGCACCCTTTTTGATTATTTGCATAAACAAGGTCAAGTGGGTAATGTATCTTGGAAAACATGTTTAAGGATTGCCACTGAAGCAGCTGGAGCTTTGTCATATCTACACTCTGCAGCTAGTATACCCATCATCCATAGGGATGTGAAAACTGCGAATATACTCTTAGATGACAATGGCGCTGTCAAAGTTTCTGACTTTGGAGCTTCACGATTGGTTCCACAAGACCAAACTGAAATAGCCACAATTGTGCAAGGAACCTTTGGGTATTTAGACCCAGAGTATATGCAATCAGGCCAATTGACTGAAAAGAGTGATGTGTATAGCTTTGGGGTAGTGCTTGTAGAACTGCTAACTAAGGAGGAGCCTTTCTCTTTTCAGAGGACAGAAGAAAAACGAAGTCTTACGTTTCACTTTGTATGTAGCTTGGAAGAGGATAATTTGTTTGATGTTGTTCAAATTGATGATGAGGATGAAGAAAATAAACACGAGATTATGCAGGTTGCTATTCTTGCTGCGAGGTGCTTGAAACTTAGAGGGGAGGAAAGGCCTAGCATGAAGGAAGTGGCAATGGAATTGGAGGGAGTGATGCTTATGAACAAACACCCTTGGACCAATTCAAGCCACACTTTTGAGGAGAGACAATACTTGCTTTCTGAGGCACAAAGCATTTGTGAACCTGGTGACAGTAGTGGCCAACAAAATACTAGATATGATAGTGCGAGAGAGCTTCAATTAATTGACTTTGGTAATGGAAGATGA
- the LOC114181415 gene encoding ABC transporter G family member 15-like, with protein MVMVMWEDVTVERAASFGAQKRKLLLNGITGFAEPARVMAVMGPSGCGKTTFLDSFTGKLAPNVVVTGNILINGKKNLNSRDVSYVAQEELLLGTLTVKETLTFSANMRLPSKMSKEEINKVVEETIMEMGLEDCADTRIGNWHCRGISNGEKKRLSIGLEILTQPHVLLLDEPTTGLDSASAFYVIQALCHIAQRGKIVICSIHQPSSEIFELFDDLLLLSCGETVYFGEAKKALKFFADAGFPCPTRRNPSDHFLMCINLEFDFITEVLERTQLCLASSKSTMEMRISEIRRTLIETYKSSKLMFNARTKIQQMKHNEEQGIEHYTGSTTTWRKQLCTLTKRSFLNMTRDIGYYWLRIIFYIMVGISIGTLFFHIGTGNSSILARAKCVSFIYGFMICLSCGGLPFFIEELKVFYGERSKGHYGEAVFVVSNIISSFPFLVLTSFSSGTIINFMVQFHPGLTNYAFFCINLFFCLSVVECCIMAVASLVPNVLMGIGTGTGVIIFMMMPSQIFRSLPDLPKFFWRYPMSYLSFASWAVQGEYKNDMLGVEFDPLLPGDAKVSGEKVLLLVLGVPLDHNKWWDLTALATLLLVHRVVLYLVLRFVKRAKSPNLWFYAKKSLHFGKRCLVNDKPSISSRKLAQHPLSSQEGLMSPNLAM; from the exons GGAGCACAGAAGAGGAAGTTGCTGCTTAATGGAATCACTGGTTTTGCTGAACCTGCTAGAGTTATGGCTGTTATGGGTCCTTCTGGCTGCGGAAAAACCACCTTTCTTGACTCTTTCACTg GAAAACTTGCTCCAAATGTTGTTGTGACAGGGAACATTCTAATCAATGGGAAGAAAAACTTGAATTCAAGAGATGTG TCCTATGTAGCTCAAGAGGAACTTTTGTTGGGAACTTTGACTGTAAAAGAGACTCTGACATTCTCTGCAAACATGAGACTTCCTTCCAAAATGAGCAAAGAAGAGATAAACAAAGTGGTGGAAGAAACCATAATGGAAATGGGTCTGGAGGATTGTGCAGATACAAGGATTGGGAATTGGCATTGTAGGGGTATTAGTAATGGTGAAAAGAAGAGACTGAGCATTGGCCTTGAGATTTTAACACAACCCCATGTCTTACTTCTTGATGAACCTACAACTGGCCTTGATAGTGCCTCAGCTTTCTATGTCATTCAAGCACTATGTCACATTGCTCAGAGAGGAAAGATAGTTATCTGCTCCATTCACCAACCCAGCAGTGAGATTTTTGAACTGTTTGATGATTTGCTCTTGCTTTCATGTGGGGAAACTGTTTATTTTGGAGAAGCAAAGAAGGCTCTGAAG TTTTTTGCCGATGCAGGGTTTCCCTGTCCTACTAGAAGAAATCCTTCAGATCATTTTCTTATGTGTATTAATTTGGAGTTTGACTTCATTACTGAAGTACTAGAGAGGACACAATTATGTTTG GCATCATCGAAGTCAACAATGGAAATGAGAATATCAGAGATCAGAAGGACACTGATCGAGACTTACAAAAGTTCAAAGCTAATGTTCAATGCAAGAACAAAAATTCAACAAATGAAACACAAT GAAGAACAAGGAATTGAGCACTACACAGGTAGCACTACCACGTGGAGGAAGCAATTGTGTACATTGACCAAGCGATCTTTTCTGAACATGACTAGGGACATTGGTTATTACTGGTTGAGGataatattctacataatgGTAGGAATCAGTATTGGCACCCTCTTTTTTCACATTGGCACAGGAAACAGCTCAATCTTGGCTAGAGCAAAGTGTGTATCCTTCATCTATGGCTTCATGATTTGTTTGTCATGTGGAGGATTACCATTTTTCATTGAAGAACTGAag GTGTTCTATGGTGAAAGATCCAAAGGGCATTATGGAGAGGCTGTGTTTGTAGTATCAAACATCATATCATCATTCCCTTTCCTTGTTCTAACATCTTTTTCCTCTGGAACAATCATTAACTTCATGGTGCAATTTCATCCGGGTTTAACTAATTATGCATTTTTCTGTATCAACTTATTCTTCTGCCTATCTGTTGTCGAGTGTTGCATCATGGCTGTGGCCTCACTGGTCCCCAATGTGCTGATGGGCATAGGAACGGGAACTGGTGTAATT ATCTTCATGATGATGCCCTCCCAAATATTCAGATCATTACCTgatcttccaaaattcttttggCGCTATCCCATGTCCTACCTCAGTTTTGCTTCCTGGGCAGTGCAG GGAGAATACAAGAATGACATGCTGGGGGTTGAGTTTGATCCTTTGCTACCTGGTGATGCGAAGGTTAGTGGAGAAAAAGTTCTGTTATTGGTACTTGGGGTTCCATTGGATCATAACAAATGGTGGGACTTAACAGCATTGGCTACCTTATTATTAGTTCACAGAGTGGTTCTTTACTTGGTGCTTCGGTTTGTCAAAAGAGCAAAATCACCTAATCTGTGGTTCTATGCCAAGAAAAGTTTACACTTTGGAAAGAGATGTTTGGTCAATGACAAGCCATCTATCTCTTCCAGGAAACTAGCTCAGCATCCATTATCGTCTCAAGAGGGTCTTATGTCCCCAAACCTTGCAATGTAA